The Oncorhynchus masou masou isolate Uvic2021 unplaced genomic scaffold, UVic_Omas_1.1 unplaced_scaffold_1920, whole genome shotgun sequence nucleotide sequence atacagggtcagtactatcattgtaagctatatacagggtcagtacaatcattgtaagctatatacagggtcagtactatcattgtaagctatataaaggttcagtaccatcattgtaagctatataaaggTTCAGTACCATCACTGTTGATAGTAAGTCTATCATACAGttcagtgtgtagatgtgtatTCTGACCTCATcacaggtctctccctagacAGGTGTCGTTGACGGTCAGTCTGTGTCCCAGGAAGCAGCCTCTGAGGAACTCTGCCCACCCATCCCAGGTGTCCAACCGTAGAGTAGCccctgggagacagagacacatgcaGGTTGTCCTCCTGATTGCCATGAACCAAGAATGTGTTCCATACAGTCCATTTGTCTCTGTGTTACATCCATAAGGTGTTGAGCCAGAGGACCATTGATCTACTGCACAAGGAAGGCCATACCCAGGTCAATGGCGTAGTCGTGCAGCCGGTTGCAGTCGTAGAGTTGCAGGCCGGTGGGAGATCTCAGTCTGAAGGAGCTGACGGGAAGCCCACACTGCTGGGACACCAGGGTCATGAGCCTGGCCACAGACGTACTCAGGAGAAACACAGTGCCCAAGACTGAGAGGGTCTCCCCCGTCACGGCACTGAACACACGCACCACCGGCTCCCGCTGAAGTATAAGACCATGGACATACAGTAAATTCACTTGTTTTACATAAATACCTACGTTGTGTTTTATACACCGAgtaaacaaaacattatgaacacctgtactttccatgacaaagactgaccaggtgaatccaggtgaaagccatgatcccttcatgatgtcacttgttaaatccacttcagtgtagatgaaggggagcggacatgttaaagaaggatttttaagtcttgagacaattgaggcatagattgtgtatgtgtgccattcagagggtgaatgggcaagacaaaatatttaagtgcctttgaatggggtagtaggtgccaggtgcaccggtttgtgtcaagaactgcaatgctgctggggtttttcacactcaacagtttcctgtgtgtatcatgaatggtccaccacccaaagaacatccagccaacttggcacaactgttggaagcattggagtcaacatggaccagcatccctggggaacgctttcaaacaccttgtagagtccatgccccaacgaattgaggctgttctgctGGCAGAAggcggggtgcaactcaatattaggaaggcgtttctcatgtttggtacactcagtatatataaGTTAGGAGTCATATAATTACAGGGGTAAGATGAAGTGGCTCCTTTGCACTGATCTTAGGTCTGGTTTGTGTTTTTACTGCTAATGGTAAAGGTTGGATTTGGTGAGagtaaactgatcccagatctgtgcccaAGGGCAATTTCTATCCAGAGACAAATCAAAGGTCCATGCTATTTAAATTTATAATCTACCACCATCTCGTTTAATCTGGGTGCAGGCAGATTAAATTGTTAACAGAAATATTATGAATATGTATTTCAATGAACCCAAAGGGCCTCTTCTTCTCCTACTATACGGCCTGCTGTACTCtgtctgctgtactctactgtactctgctgtactcttttttttattttttttattttatttcacctttatttaaccaggtaggctagttgaaaacaagttctcatttgcaactgcgacctggccaagataaagcttagcagtgtgaacagacaacacagagttacacatggagtaaacaattaacaagtcaataacacagtacaaaaaaaggcgagtctatatacattgtgtgcaaaaggcatgaggaggtaggcgaataattacaattttgcagattagcactggagtgataaatgatcagatggtcatgtacaggtagagatactggtgtgcaaaagagcagaaaagtaaataaataaaaacagtgtggggatgaggtaggtgaaaatgggtgggctatttaccaatagactatgtacagctgcagcgatcggttagctgctcagatagcacatgtttgaagttggtgaggaagataaaagtctccaacttcagggatttttgcaattcgttccagtcacaggcagcagagtactggaacgaaaggcggccaaatgaggtgttggcttaatggatgatcagtgagatacacctgctggagcgcgtgctacggatgggtgttgccatcgtgaccagtgaactgagataaggcggagctttacctagcatggacttgtagatgacctggagccagtgggtctggcgacgaatatgtagcgagggccagccgactagagcatacaagtcgcagtggtgggtggtataaggtgctttagtgacaaaacggatggcactgtgataaactgcatccagtttgctgagtagagtgttggaggcaattttgtagatgacatcgccgaagtcgaggatcggtaggatagtcagttttactagggtaagtttggcggcgagagtgaaggaggctttgttgcggaatagaaagccgtttcttgatttgattttcgattggagatgtttgatatgagtctggaaggagagtttacagtctagccagacacctaggtacttataggtgtccacatattcaaggtcggaaccgtccagggtggtgatgctcgtcgggcatgcgggtgcaggcagcgatcggttgaaaagcatgcatttggttttactagcgtttaagagcagttggaggccacggaaggagtgttgtatggcattgaagctcgtttggaggttagatagcacagtgtccaaggacgggccggaagtatatagaatggtgtcgtctgcgtagaggtggatcagggaatcgcccgcagcaagagcaacatcattgatatatacagagaaaagagtcggcccgagaattgaaccctgtggcacccccatagagactgccagatgaccggacagcatgccctccgatttgacacactgaactctgtctgcaaagtaattggtgaaccaggcatggcagtcatccgaaaaaccgaggctactgagtctgccgataagaatatggtgattgacagagtcgaaagccttggcaaggtcgatgaagacggctgcacagtactgtcttttatcgatggcggttatgatatcgtttagtaccttgagtgtggctgaggtgcactcgtgaccggctcggaaaccagattgcacagcggagaaggtacggtgggattcgagatggtcagtgacctgtttgttgacttggctttcgaagaccttagataggcagggcaggatggatataggtctgtaacagtttgggtccagggtgtctcccactttgaagagggggatgactgcggcagctttccaatccttggggatctcagacgatatgaaagagaggttgaacaggctggtaataggggttgcgacaatggcggcggatagtttcagaaatagagggtccagattgtcaagctgtactctgctgtactctgtctgctgtgctctactgtagtctgctgtactctgctgtgctctactgtactatacaccacTGGGTATACAGACTCTTCAGATACTGTTAGCGAACACCAGACTGAGGTCGAGGTTCTTACTAACCAATCACTCTACCATAACCATGGTCTCGGTATAAAGCAGTGTTCTTACTAACCAATCACTCTACCATAACCATGGTCTCGGTATAAAGCAGTGTTCTTACTAACCAATCACTCTACCATAACCATGgtctcagtataaagcagtgtCCTTACTAACCAATCACTCTACCATAACCATGGTCTTGGTTGAGCAAGGGCAATATTACTTTAAGTCTCAAGCAGGGTGACCTcaacatactatatatcaccatactatataccaccacactatacagtggggcaaaaaagtattttgtcagccaccaattgtgcaagttctcccacttaaaaagatgagagaggcctgtaattttcatcataggtacacttgaactatgacagacaaaatgagaggaaaaatccagaaaaatcacattgtaggatttttaatgaatttatttgcaaattatggtggaaaataagtatttggtcaccgacaaacaagcaagatttctggctctcacagacctgtaacttcctctttaagaggctcctctgtcctccactcgttacctgtatttatggcacctgtttgaattaACTAAATCACCTaatcatactatataaccatactatataaTCATACTATATAACCACACTATATAACCAAtctatatcaccatactatatatcaccacaatCTATATcaccataatatatatataatcatactatataaccatactatataaccatactatacatcaccacactctatatcaccataatatatataatcatactatataaccatactatataaccataatatacatcaccacactataaatcaccataccatatatcaccacactatatctgAAACACTTTATGTTAATGATAGTATGAAGCTGTTTCAAGCAATAGCCAGCTCACTTTGATATGCATTTTCAAGCACGGGTAGAAACAGCTAGGTGTTCGGCTGGTACCTTCAGCAGGCAGCAGATGGCACTGCTAGGGGTGATGCCAACGTCTGTCAGGACCCAGCTGTCCCGAAGGATGGCACCAGCATAGCTCAGCTCCAGGAAGTGCCTCACCTGCTTGTCGTCTGACAGTTGCACGTGGAAGTAATCCTGCCAGAGGAAGAAGATTGGAAACACAAGGAGCCGTAATTGAGTGTCCCATACAATCAGAGTGAGAGGGCTCAACACTGATGGAGCCGTAATGGAGGGTGtcccacacagacacccattatgGAGGGTGTTCCACCCAGACAGATGTCAATGTTTACCATACAATAATTGTAAAAGTGTCCAATTGTGTACAATTAAGAAATAAGGcccaaggaggtgtggtatatggccaatataccacggccaagggctgttcttaggcacaacgcaacgcggaggtatattggccatataccacaaacccccaaggtgacttctttctttttttccaatttagtggtatccaattggtagttacagtcttgtcccattgctacaactcccatatggacttgggagaggcgagaGCCAAGAGcagtgcgtcctccgaaacacaacccagccaagccaagccacactgcttcacAACAccactagtaaccgaaaggttgcaagttcaaatccctgaactgacaaggtacaaatctgtcgttctgcccctgaacaggcagttaacccactgttcctaggcctttattgaaaataagaatttgttcttaactgacttgccttgcaAAATAAAAATTTGAAGCAGAgcttaatttgtaaattgggAGGTGCCAGAACAAAGAGTGAGTGCTAGAGGGGGGGTTCTGTGGTACCAGAACTCATGAGAAAAAAGATCACCTATTATAATAGAGCATTGATTGGGTAGAGCCACTTATAGAAGGTGCACATGGAACAGATGTATATGTACTCTCCATGCGTTGTGTTTTCTCAATATAAATCACTTCGGCCAGTGGTCCCAGTTGAGCATTTATTtctgttgttaaatgggaaacagcacgttagttgtgcagggcttcgCGATATTGATGCCTGTCGATGGCAAAATCCCTTGCaatcacattttcatactgggcGAACAAAATTCAAAAATACAATACACAATATAACATGTGTAAATAcctgttgttaaatgggaaacagcacgttagctGTGCAGAGCTGAACGGTATTGATGGCTGTCGATGGCAAAATCTGTAGCATGAAGACAACTATGTTAGCAGTGGCTTATGTGACCATTACATCGGTGTATGCTAGCTAACACACTTATTTACAGCAATCATATGCCAAAGCACATCCCAGAAAGCCCGTCAATCACCAACAGGTACCATATACCCACACATGTATAAATCAGTAACGTACAGAAAACGTGTACACATTGTAAAACAGAAAACAGTATTCATAACCTGACCTACcccttgcatcacattttcatactggtgaGACCTGACGTTCGCGATCTCCCCCGATCTGCAAGCGGGGCCAATCACAACACACCTTATTGTCATCAGAGTTGAACTAACCAATAACAATGCTTGAACATTAAATACACATTTCTTTAGAggcaagtggaaacataaccaaccctgttacacacacatgGGGAACAGTTTTAGTAGCCTAGGGTCCGGGAAAGTGTTGGCCTTTTTAAAACCGCATTTCGTGAAATTCTACataattttacatgactggagactttggCATCATCTTTTTTTAATCCGCACAAATGATCGAAATggcaggctactttgacactgacaaacttagtatctgagatcaataaaaacgaccttgtcttgaatccatcaatagcctataggcctaggTTTGTGGAGAAACATATAGTAggctacaatatgaggaggaaattagtcctaaaaatgctttccagtttcactgactcacccaatgatgcgcAGCTCACTGGCTGGAGATTGTCGATGCGCTCGTGTCAAAagcctatctctccctctctctgttttgtaAAACAATGTTTGGgagttgatcaaatattttggtagtCTACAGCATAGTCTTATCTTTTCAGAAAGAGTCATTGCTTTTCAACCTGTGTTTTCCCTcgattgtatttgaaatattgcaAAAGGCCTGTTTTGTCTGCGTGCTGTTTTTTCACTGACAGATTTGCCTCGCGTTCCCGACTGTAGGCTATtctttgttattgggctacaatccgcAGCTcggctatttaaaaaaataagctaTTGGTCCTCTGTAGCTAAATTATAGGGCTTCTCGTGACGTATTAGGCTATTATGAATGATATAATttatttctgaacagacagcagtaattcCGTAACTTTAGAAAATTCCTCCAGAACCCTTCATGcagctatgattctataaggaaacaAATGATGAAGTGCAACTCTGGAGAGATGAGGGGGCAGGATAATTGACGAAGAGGCAACTCGAATGAACTTTGATCGCTTTTATTATAATTGTTACATTGCAAAAAGTGAAAATTATTTTTCATGGCAGGAGAGGTACCGGATTCGGCCAAATAGGTTCCGGAACAAAGCAGTCCAGAACGAAACGGTGCCGGATCCTGTtctggctcaaattaagcactGATTTGAAGTACCAAGGCCTCTACCTGCTGAGTATAAAGATTATTAATTCGATTCAGTGGGCTTGTCATTCACAGTACTGATGAAAAATCAAGTATATTTGATCTAAATGTGGATATACGAGGACATCTAGTGGTCACCGGATTTTTTAAAAATCCATGCAAGCTATCTTTGCACTAGCATGCAATGCCATATATTTGACGCAGgtatttatttttcaacatgTATTGTCATTGACTGGAACAAAATATAATTGTATGAGCTATGCCTCTGTGTCCCGGCGTTGTTGTACCCCTCTACTATCTGGCTTGGTGGGGCGATCTCGTTCTGCATGCCTGCTTCACTTATATTCAATGTGTCGTCATGCATTTGTGCATGCACGCTGTTAACGGTCATATCCGTCTTGCTAACTTAACTAGCTCATCAACCAGTATTTCATTTGCTTTTTCTGCACGATAGCACTTATTAAAGCCTTGAAACTCATGGGGACCTCACTGTTACCACGGGTCATCGAGCTAGCCCTTATTTGGCAGCAGGGTTGCATCGGTTTCCACTGGATGTGACAGCTTGTTAGGCTGGGTAGCTAATTCGCTAATGCGAACTATTT carries:
- the LOC135532585 gene encoding protein ANKUB1-like; this encodes MGQDLLSPLTLIVWDTQLRLLVFPIFFLWQDYFHVQLSDDKQVRHFLELSYAGAILRDSWVLTDVGITPSSAICCLLKREPVVRVFSAVTGETLSVLGTVFLLSTSVARLMTLVSQQCGLPVSSFRLRSPTGLQLYDCNRLHDYAIDLGATLRLDTWDGWAEFLRGCFLGHRLTVNDTCLGRDL